Genomic segment of Sediminispirochaeta bajacaliforniensis DSM 16054:
CGAACACAGAGACAAACAAAAAATCAACAACCCTTCGCCCCGATGAGAACATCATAGAGTACTTCAAAGAATTAAGCAGCGAAACAGGCATATCCTACCAAGCACTCATAAACCTCTATTTAAAACGATGTACGGAAAAAAAGATGACAGTAGATTTTATCCTAACTACCCATCAAGATGATTGACAGTTCTTTTTTCCTCCTTTAGGGTTTTGATACGTACAAAGAGAAAAATGGACCGATTCGAAAAAGAGCAATATAAAAAGGTATCATCCATACACGGATCGCCCATGAATACTCATGGAGGACCACATGAGAAACGAAGTATGCATGTACCATGGTATCGTTACCGACAACCAAGATCCCGACGGTCTCGGACGGGTGAGAATCAGCCTGCCGGAAATCCAGGGCGGTGACCAGAGTCAAACAAACTGGCTGCCCATTCTTACCCCTTTCGCAGGAAATCAAACAGGAGGCTTTTTCCTGCCGGAAATCGAAGACGTGGTCATAGCCCTCTTCTTCGACGACGGCCTCGAACAGGGTGTTGTTCTTGGGGCCGCATGGAACCACAACCATATGCCCCCGGCTACAGAAGAAAACAGCGCAGCCGACCTGAACGACGACGGAACAAACAGCCTTCACTTCCTGCGATCACGAAGCGGCATGCGCATCATCCTCGACGACAGCGACGGTGAAGAAAAACTACAACTGCTGAACACCGACGCCACCACCAGAGTCGAAATGCTGGTTGGAGAAGAAATCCTCAACATCGAAACAGAAGCCGACATCAACATCTCATCAGGCGGCGTCATCAACATCGAGGCAGAGGAAATATCCATCTCAACAGAAAACGAACTCAGCTTCGCTTCCGATGCACTGGGCATCGAGTCAGATGGCGATACCACCCTTTCCGCATCAGGCAACCTTGGTATCGAAGGCAACGGCGTGGCCATGAACTAAGCCGGCACGGATTCACAGGCCTGTATAAAAAGTAAAGGAGAGAGCCATGCGTATCGGCTACCGCGAACTTCAGCGTATCAAAACTAAATACTACGATCCTGCCAACAGGACCTCACGCTTTATCTGGCATCAATGGAAAGACCCCCGTCTGAAGGCAACGGCCACCTGGGGCAAGGTGGTGGACAACCACGACCCCGACGGGCTTGGCAGGGTAAAGGTCATAGCACCTTTGGTCTTCG
This window contains:
- a CDS encoding BrnA antitoxin family protein; this translates as MEESNTETNKKSTTLRPDENIIEYFKELSSETGISYQALINLYLKRCTEKKMTVDFILTTHQDD
- a CDS encoding phage baseplate assembly protein V; translation: MRNEVCMYHGIVTDNQDPDGLGRVRISLPEIQGGDQSQTNWLPILTPFAGNQTGGFFLPEIEDVVIALFFDDGLEQGVVLGAAWNHNHMPPATEENSAADLNDDGTNSLHFLRSRSGMRIILDDSDGEEKLQLLNTDATTRVEMLVGEEILNIETEADINISSGGVINIEAEEISISTENELSFASDALGIESDGDTTLSASGNLGIEGNGVAMN